In Penaeus chinensis breed Huanghai No. 1 chromosome 11, ASM1920278v2, whole genome shotgun sequence, a genomic segment contains:
- the LOC125030670 gene encoding solute carrier family 23 member 1-like, whose translation MHEESDRTQEKTSSENNEEKEIEERLENGETEEEKLESDLLYTLEEVPPWYMSFFFGFQHYLTMAGGTIAIPFVISPFLCLGEEDPARGALVSTIFFHSGLITLLQTTFGVRLPIIQGGDFAYLVPTISILTTSFASCETLPLGNMTETAKEAVWQGRFNEIQGALTVAAVVQVLLGFTGAIGFVLTWITPLAIVPTVTLVGLSLFDVAIRQAAQHWGISVLTMVLMVLFSQYLRDVAIPVPVWKRGRRVGTVNFLVFKCFPVLLSIFASWTVCAVLTSLDVFPRRSPARTDATGSLMANSPWFRIPYPGQWGMPSVSAAGVVGMLAGTVASIIESVGDYYACARITGAPPPPTHAINRGIGIEGLGCVLAGLMGTGSGTSSCSQNIGAISITKVGSLRVVQYSAVIMIVCGMFGKFGALFVTVPEPVVAGVFVVMFAMITAVGVSTLQYVDLGSSRNLFVFGISVFLGLGVPKWLDANPGAIQTGSLTADQVISVLLRTPMFVGGVLGFFLDNTIPGTDEERGIIAFRNRVQGSKDAPLVIQDTRCYDIPVGMDTIKRIKWLRWLPFSPTFRGLQEVRTNFQSNKGKV comes from the exons ATGCACGAAGAATCAGATAGAACGCAGGAGAAGACGTCCAGTGAAAAcaacgaggagaaggagatagaagaaagattagaaaatggagaaacagaagaagaaaaattagagTCGGATCTTCTCTACACTCTGGAAGAAGTTCCACCATGGTATATGAGCTTCTTTTTCGGATTCCAG CACTACCTGACGATGGCAGGAGGAACCATCGCCATTCCCTTCGTCATAAGCCCTTTCCTGTGCCTCGGGGAGGAAGACCCTGCCAGAGGCGCCCTTGTGTCCACCATCTTCTTCCACTCCGGCCTCATCACCCTTCTGCAGACCACCTTCGGCGTCAG GCTCCCCATCATCCAGGGTGGGGACTTCGCCTACCTCGTGCCCACCATCTCCATCCTGACGACTTCCTTCGCGTCCTGTGAGACCTTACCGCTGGGCAACATGACGGAGACGGCGAAGGAGGCGGTGTGGCAAGGGCGCTTCAACGAGATCCAGGGCGCTCTCACTGTGGCTGCCGTGGTTCAGGTTCTCCTTGGCTTCAcgg GTGCCATCGGCTTTGTGTTGACCTGGATCACCCCTTTGGCCATAGTGCCAACTGTGACCTTGGTTGGCCTTTCCCTCTTTGATGTGGCCATCCGACAGGCGGCTCAGCACTGGGGCATTTCCGTCCT GACGATGGTGCTGATGGTGTTATTCTCACAATACCTGCGTGACGTGGCAATTCCTGTTCCTGTGTGGAAGAGAGGCAGACGCGTCGGCACCGTTAACTTCTTGGTCTTTAAGTGTTTTCCT GTCTTGTTATCTATCTTCGCCTCATGGACCGTCTGTGCTGTGTTGACCTCCCTCGACGTCTTCCCGAGGAGGTCCCCGGCCAGGACGGACGCCACGGGCTCCCTCATGGCTAATTCCCCTTGGTTTAGGATTCCTTATCCGG GACAGTGGGGAATGCCAAGCGTCAGTGCCGCCGGCGTAGTAGGAATGCTGGCTGGCACTGTGGCATCGATTATTGAGAGTGTCGGCGATTACTATGCCTGTGCAAGGATAACAG GAGCACCGCCTCCGCCGACTCATGCCATCAACCGGGGCATCGGCATCGAAGGACTCGGCTGCGTCCTCGCCGGCCTCATGGGCACCGGGAGCGGCACCTCCTCTTGCTCGCAGAACATCGGCGCCATCAGCATCACGAAG GTGGGGAGCCTCCGTGTGGTCCAGTACAGTGCCGTCATCATGATCGTGTGCGGAATGTTTGGCAAATTCGGAGCACTGTTCGTAACCGTGCCCGAGCCAGTAGTCGCCGGAGTGTTCGTCGTAATGTTCGCGATGATCACCGCCGTCGGTGTGTCCACGCTGCAGTACGTGGATCTCGGCTCGTCCAGGAACCTCTTTGTGTTCGGGATATCTGTCTTTCTGGGTCTCGGCGTGCCAAAG TGGCTCGACGCGAACCCCGGTGCCATTCAGACGGGTTCCCTCACAGCAGACCAGGTCATCTCGGTGCTGCTGCGGACGCCCATGTTCGTCGGGGGCGTCCTAGGGTTCTTCCTTGATAACACGATTCCCG GAACGGATGAGGAGCGGGGTATAATCGCCTTCAGGAATCGCGTTCAGGGCAGCAAGGACGCCCCACTCGTTATTCAGGACACACGATGTTACGATATTCCAGTTGGCATGGATACGATCAAGAG aATTAAATGGTTACGGTGGCTCCCCTTTTCACCTACCTTTAGGGGCCTTCAGGAAGTAAGGACCAATTTCCAGTCAAATAAAGGAAAAGTATAA